The DNA region GAACGGGCACCGGTGACCCTTTGGCAGGCCTGACACCAGAGCAACTAGAGTACATTCGACAGCTTATCATCGCCATCTATGAGGGGAGAGCGGTAGCTGCGAGTTATAATGTCTTTATTGTTTGTATAATCGCGGTGCTTGCAGTGTTGCACTGGCGGGAGCAGAAGCGAGACAAGCAAAAATGGACGGCTATTCAGCAAGTTTCATCAGGAAGAACAGCAACCGAAAACAGCCAGATTGATGGATCAGGGACTTCCACgccttcgtcatcatcctcgaccaCCATTTTTCCTCAGACAACCCACATTAAAAGCCCCGAAGACGAAGTAGACGTTGACCTCGAACGCCTTCCCCTATTAGCCAGTTCACAGCCAGCAAAGCACTTCCAACCCAACCGTGTCACCAACAGACTCAGATCATGGCTTCTCtaccaacccccaccaattcccatcatcaaccgtGTCCTCCCTTCCATCggcaccaccctcttcaTTCTCTCCTGGCTTGCCCTTAACATCTTCATTCAGTTCTACCGCCTCCCAATGAAAtggtccttcttcttcattttCGCCGACAAAGCtggcttcctcttcatcgtcaacctccccttGCTCTATCTCCTGTCAGCCAAGAACCAACCTTTACGTCGGTTGACAGGCTACAGCTATGAAGCTCTCAACATCTTCCACCGCAGAGTGGGAGAATGGATGTGCTTCGTTGCCGTTGTCCACTTCATCAGCATGCTTCTATACCAGTTCGTTATCGCGGAAGACTGGCTTCTGGCCTCGCAGTCACCAAAGGCGTACTTTACCCACCCGCTCATCTTGTTCGGCATCGGCACTTTTGTCAGCTACGAACTGTTATTCTTCACCAGCTTGGGAAGCTTCAGACAGAGATGGTATGAGCTCTTCCTCGCTTCCCATGTCATTCTCCAGGTCGCAGCACTCGGGTTTCTCTGGGGACACTTTTACACCAGTCGACCCTACGTAATCATCGCTTTGGCTATTTTCCTCCTCGATAGGCTTgtgtggaggatgagcaTCAAGCGGGTCGCCATGGAAATGGATCTGACGGTGCTAGATGGGGAGACATACTTGGTGTCAGGTGATTGGGATGTTCACCCTGGGGCAAATGGTGTTTTGGCAGGTTGGGAGCCGACGGATCATGTCTTCTTGACGGTGCCAGCTTTGGGTCGGAGTCATGCGTTGCAGGCGCATCCTTTCACAATCGCCTCAGCTGCGCCTGGCAAGGGAGTGgaacgagaagaaggggggagacaTGCCTGGTTCAGTCTCTTGATCAGAGCCCAGTTCGGGAACTTTCCCGGCGGGTTCACGAGGCAGTTGCTCGAGCACGCCAAGACGCACAAAAGGGTAGAGGTGCAGCTGGATGGGCCCTACGGCTCGCCGCATGCGTTGAGTATGCTGAGAGCGTCCAACCATGTGATACTGGTGGCAGGAGGTAGCGGGATCGCAGTGACGTTCCCGCTTGTGTGGGCGCTCCTTCACGAAGCAGCATCTCAGACAGACtccgaggaagatgaagataAGCAAGTGCCGCCCTCGAGTAAACAGAAGAAGGCAAGAGGGAGAAAAGTCCATATGCTTTGGGTTACGCACTCGCACTGGCACCAGAAATGGATTCCGAAGGAGCAGCTCGACGACCTCGTCGCGCTGGGTTTGGATTTGGTCGTGCCTCCCCCAACCATGGACGCAGGCAGACCGGAAGTGCATGGGATTGTGGGTCAATGGATCCAGGAGGCTGAAGGCGATTCGAGCGTGCTCGTGTCTGGTCCCGATGGCTTGAACAGAGTTGTGAGAAACGTTGCGGCCGGGGCTGTCAGACAAGGGAAGAATGTCCGGATAGCAGTGGAGAAgtttgggtggtgatatTTTGGCATGTGATGGAGCATCCACGGCGTTTTCGCTTTCATTTTTTGGATACTTACAGTTTCGAGACACACATTTGGACAAGAGAGAGCATACAAAGTTGAAGAGCATTGCTTTATTGTTGGCGATAGAAGCGAGGAGTTAACAGGCTCATGACCTTTATTACAGACAAACCCTTACGAAGATCCCTCAGACGTCTTCCACTCCCCCGTATCCTTCACGCCCTGTGAAACATCCTGCACGCCCTTCTCAATACCGCCCGTGATGTTCTTGAGCCCATCGCCAATGGGCCGGCCAGTCTCTCCTGTGACAGAGTTGACAGTGTCGCCTAATCCGCGACCTGCCGAGCCGACGACGCCACCTGCTGTGTTGGCGATTCCGCCGAGGGTATTGCCAAGCGTAGAAGTGACTGTCTTACCGGCGCCGGAGATGCCACCTGTGATACCGCCGGCGGTCTGGTCGGCGGTCTTTTGGGTCTGgtcggtgttgaggaggttggacatggtggcgttttttttttgtggtggGACTTTGGTTAAactttgggttttggggtttcTTAAACTGGCTGTGATGTTCTTGCCTGGTTTGAGTGAATTGTGATTGTTGCGAGATGTTTGTGGGTGTTTGATGCGGTTGAGGGTAAGCTTGCCACGAGCGACGTTAGACTGAGGTCATTCACGTCATTTTGTGTTCATCCCACCAAGGATGGGGAGTGACTTCATTGTTGGGCCATTGGGGTGTCAATATGAGCAGAAGTGATGAACGCAAAAGGGTTGAACGCGGTTGACCCTCGAGCGAGCCTCTTGATAGCCGGTGTATTTGCATATACCAGGGTGAGATTCACCACCAGCTTCCTCGAGTAGTACCTATTCAGACCAAGGTGAGATCAGCACAGGGGGTGAGGACCAGATCTCGAGGGTCCCCGTCGCACTTCTTTACAGTTCACTCTAGAGTACAAAGACCCTTTGGTACTCCCCACCGTGACCACAGTTCCGGATATCAAAGCGAGCCCAGTCTTGCATCGCTGCAAGCCATGTACCAGTCATCCGAGATCTCACTACCGAGGTCCGCAACCAGATAGCCTCACTTATATAAGATGTAAATAGGCTTTTATCTTCACTAAAATATCATGCTTTAGACCAAGCAGAAGTGGTTGATGAATACCAGCCCAGCTTAGCTTTTCGATGTTTAGaatcctccatctcaacaccaaagccaacccCTGTCTCTCCCAACCCAATTCCCCAGAGATGTTTCTTCAATTACATCTCCAGACTCGACAACAATGATACTAAAACAGACCTCCCTTCTCCTGTCGGTCCCCCAGACCGCTTCCCACTCCGATCCCGTctcccttccaacccccccttggGCTCTCTCGTCTTGGGGCCCTCCTGTCGCTGCCTAGCTTGTCAGCCTACACACTCTTTACAAAACATCACCGATTCAGGTCACTCTCTTTACCACCCGTCTCGACCCCGATGACCACCATTAAAATCCCTTGTTTTTAATTTTCTTCATTCGACTAATTACCTCTCACTCATTCAATCCGGTCGTCCCCAAAATGGCCCCCCTATCATTTGCCCTTCGAGCAGCTCTGCTCACTCTCTCCACCGTcgcccttcccaccctcaccctcccagcCCCCATTGCCCAACGAGACGTAGCCCTCCATCGCTCCTCCCTAGACAGCACCTGGGACGACACCGACAGCTGGGAACCCCACGCAGGTTGGTTCTCCTAcaacgaagacgaagacgatgacgatgatgaagggGACGAGTGGTGGGAAGTAAAcagttgggaggaggaggaggaggaggaggaggacgacgacgacgacagctaCGATTACAGCTGCGAGTATGATGTTGAAGACTACGACTGCGAAGAATACCCCGACTACGACGAGGGGTGTGAATGGGACGAGAACGACGAAAGCGACTGGGAaagtgacgacgatgacgacgacgatcCCACCTGGGAGGATTACTCCCTCGCTAATCTAGCAATCCAGTGGGTTCCCCCGTGTTCccgccacccccccctccccatccatgTTTGACATAATTgtctc from Podospora pseudoanserina strain CBS 124.78 chromosome 1, whole genome shotgun sequence includes:
- a CDS encoding hypothetical protein (COG:S; EggNog:ENOG503P6W7) encodes the protein MSNLLNTDQTQKTADQTAGGITGGISGAGKTVTSTLGNTLGGIANTAGGVVGSAGRGLGDTVNSVTGETGRPIGDGLKNITGGIEKGVQDVSQGVKDTGEWKTSEGSS
- a CDS encoding hypothetical protein (EggNog:ENOG503NXEQ; COG:P; COG:Q), translating into MSRAQLCALPAQRLLPGFIRAIDCQDALDALDEGTGTGDPLAGLTPEQLEYIRQLIIAIYEGRAVAASYNVFIVCIIAVLAVLHWREQKRDKQKWTAIQQVSSGRTATENSQIDGSGTSTPSSSSSTTIFPQTTHIKSPEDEVDVDLERLPLLASSQPAKHFQPNRVTNRLRSWLLYQPPPIPIINRVLPSIGTTLFILSWLALNIFIQFYRLPMKWSFFFIFADKAGFLFIVNLPLLYLLSAKNQPLRRLTGYSYEALNIFHRRVGEWMCFVAVVHFISMLLYQFVIAEDWLLASQSPKAYFTHPLILFGIGTFVSYELLFFTSLGSFRQRWYELFLASHVILQVAALGFLWGHFYTSRPYVIIALAIFLLDRLVWRMSIKRVAMEMDLTVLDGETYLVSGDWDVHPGANGVLAGWEPTDHVFLTVPALGRSHALQAHPFTIASAAPGKGVEREEGGRHAWFSLLIRAQFGNFPGGFTRQLLEHAKTHKRVEVQLDGPYGSPHALSMLRASNHVILVAGGSGIAVTFPLVWALLHEAASQTDSEEDEDKQVPPSSKQKKARGRKVHMLWVTHSHWHQKWIPKEQLDDLVALGLDLVVPPPTMDAGRPEVHGIVGQWIQEAEGDSSVLVSGPDGLNRVVRNVAAGAVRQGKNVRIAVEKFGW